A genomic region of Cannabis sativa cultivar Pink pepper isolate KNU-18-1 chromosome 1, ASM2916894v1, whole genome shotgun sequence contains the following coding sequences:
- the LOC115707349 gene encoding uncharacterized protein LOC115707349: MRKKLDTRFPAARIKKIMQADEDVGKIALAVPVLVSKALELFLQDLCDRTYEITLQRGAKTMNSLHLKHCVQSYNVFDFLRDIVSRVPDYGHGHSDAAGEDRAYTKRRKAAGDECNDSDEELKRSKMLEMTHGSSSGRGRGRGRGRGRGRGRTLERETSHLDPESEPCSSPQYGTKPSTILGAPVDNATDVKDPLKENTSTGDETIPIDPTSRNFDLNADVIDSANDEKKAAAAAAAAAVTATAVTAGATAAVAAAGTAQAPLAGTSETKHEEYPGWSLPEMDHMAIDPIQLAHLSTRLDQEDEDYDEEG; this comes from the exons ATGAGGAAGAAGCTCGATACCCGTTTTCCAGCA GCTCGCATCAAAAAGATAATGCAGGCTGATGAGGATGTTGGGAAGATTGCATTGGCAGTTCCTGTTTTAGTCT CGAAGGCATTGGAGTTATTTCTACAAGACCTTTGTGATCGTACATATGAGATAACTCTTCAAAGAGGAGCAAAGACCATGAATTCGTTGCATTT AAAACATTGTGTACAGAGCTACAATGTGTTTGATTTTTTGAGGGATATCGTCAGCAGGGTTCCGGACTATGGTCACGGTCATTCTGATGCTGCTGGTGAGGATCGAGCCTACACAAAGAGAAG GAAAGCTGCTGGTGATGAATGCAATGACAGTGATGAAGAGCTGAAGAGGAGCAAGATG CTTGAGATGACCCATGGCAGTAGTAGTGGCAGAGGAAGAGGTAGGGGTAGAGGCCGAGGACGCGGGCGAGGTCGCACCTTAGAAAGGGAGACTTCTCACCTTGATCCAGAATCTGAACCCTGCTCATCTCCTCAGTATGGTACCAAACCAAGTACAATCCTTGGAGCACCTGTGGACAATGCTACTGATGTCAAGGACCCGTTGAAGGAAAATACCAGTACTGGTGATGAAACCATCCCGATTGACCCAACTTCTCGGAACTTTGACCTGAACGCTGATGTAATTGATTCAGCAAACGATGAAAAGAAGGCAGCTGCAGCTGCCGCAGCTGCAGCGGTGACAGCAACAGCGGTTACAGCTGGGGCAACGGCAGCAGTAGCAGCAGCAGGAACTGCCCAAGCCCCATTGGCAGGAACTTCTGAAACCAAACATGAAGAATACCCTGGTTGGTCTCTTCCTGAGATGGATCATATGGCAATTGACCCTATTCAACTTGCGCATCTTAGCACAAGGTTAGATCAGGAAGACGAAGATTATGATGAAGAAGGGTAG
- the LOC115705219 gene encoding protein SINE1, which produces MRWSTMGRNLYPLLQEELKNLDKDADSRKAAMRALKSFVKDLDFKEIPLFIAEVSQKIEAGSLSGECTISLYEVLARVHGAKIVPLIDTIMKTIINTLVSSAGCFPLQQACSKVVMAIARYGIDPSFNEEKKRHVIHSLCNPLSDSLLGSQECLTSGAALCLKALVENDSWRFSSYEMVNKVCQNVAGALVENSTQTNAHMGLVSALAKRNAVAVEPYARLLIQSGLKIVNAGIEQGNSQKRLSAIQMVNILMKCLDSWSICSELQWIILEMEKCQSDRMAFVKGAASEALQTARRIAAGKGLNFDKGPDLVTGPNFRVGNNDKKKFMLNAGDQATVSPGPQIFYSFPEYDSLIDSPILSTEDIQYLDSDSSGADKMLWNYDNGGVDVSLKDGFFSGIAKASGISNTKSDEQPSANKFADNKENFDKEFLGFSQSIPSNRISSGATSSPLTPHTPINVDNNNIFKTPKKLVHSFQDPIKVNSVCSENQARSSRNNSLDDFEWSSDCRCDHNYISHDDYDYRDDEKLYADVDQFLEGSESVSSTEDFPTDADLQVSLKVVAENKTGHPKLVLKLVCGLSFAAMAIFTPLIWLNNQDEVGYLVPT; this is translated from the exons ATGAG GTGGTCAACAATGGGTAGAAATCTATATCCATTACTACAGGAAGAGTTGAAAAATCTTGACAAAGATGCTGATAGTCGCAAAGCTGCAATGAGAGCACTCAAATCTTTTGTGAAAGATTTGGATTTTAAGGAGATCCCTCTCTTCATTGCTGAAGTTTCTCAGAAGATAGAAGCCGGATCTTTGTCTGGCGAATGCACGATTTCACTCTATGAAGTCCTTGCCCGTGTACATGGCGCCAAAATAGTGCCACTGATAGACACCATAATGAAAACCATAATCAACACCTTGGTTTCAAGTGCAGGGTGTTTCCCTCTTCAACAGGCTTGCTCAAAGGTTGTTATGGCTATTGCAAGATATGGTATTGACCCAAGCTTTaatgaagagaagaagagacaTGTAATTCATTCACTCTGCAATCCTCTTTCAGATTCTCTCTTGGGATCTCAAGAGTGCCTTACTTCAGGTGCTGCCCTTTGCTTGAAAGCTCTTGTGGAAAACGACAGTTGGCGTTTCTCTTCGTATGAAATGGTTAACAAGGTTTGTCAAAATGTTGCTGGGGCTTTGGTGGAGAATTCTACTCAGACCAATGCACATATGGGGCTTGTTTCGGCTTTAGCAAAACGTAATGCTGTAGCTGTTGAACCATATGCAAGGTTGTTGATACAATCTGGACTGAAGATAGTAAATGCTGGCATAGAACAAGGGAATTCTCAGAAGAGGCTGTCAGCTATTCAAATGGTTAATATTTTGATGAAATGTTTAGATTCCTGGAGCATATGCTCAGAGCTTCAATGGATAATTCTAGAGATGGAGAAGTGTCAATCTGATCGGATGGCATTTGTAAAGGGGGCTGCTTCGGAAGCTTTGCAAACAGCAAGGAGAATAGCTGCAGGAAAAGGGTTGAATTTTGATAAAGGACCTGATTTAGTCACTGGACCAAATTTTAGAGTGGGAAACAATGACAAGAAGAAGTTTATGTTGAATGCTGGAGACCAAGCTACTGTATCACCTGGACCACAGATTTTCTATTCCTTTCCTGAATATGACTCCTTGATTGATTCTCCTATTTTATCAACTGAGGATATTCAATACTTGGATAGCGATAGTAGTGGTGCGGATAAAATGCTTTGGAATTACGATAATGGAGGTGTTGATGTGTCTCTGAAGGATGGATTTTTCTCTGGGATTGCTAAAGCAAGTGGGATCTCTAACACAAAATCTGATGAGCAACCTAGTGCAAATAAGTTTGCTGATAACAAAGAAAATTTTGACAAAGAATTTTTAGGATTCTCACAGAGCATTCCCAGTAATAGAATCTCTAGTGGAGCTACAAGCAGTCCTTTG ACTCCACACACTCCAATCAATGTTGACAACAACAATATCTTCAAAACTCCAAAGAAGCTTGTTCACTCTTTTCAGGATCCAATTAAAGTGAACTCAGTTTGTTCTGAAAATCAAGCGAGAAGTTCTAGAAATAATTCCCTGGATGATTTTGAATGGAGCTCAGATTGTAGATGTGATCATAATTATATATCACATGATGATTATGATTATAGAGATGATGAGAAGTTGTATGCTGATGTTGACCAATTTTTAGAAGGTTCTGAATCTGTGTCATCTACTGAAGATTTTCCTACTGATGCTGATTTACAAGTATCTCTGAAAGTAGTTGCTGAAAACAAAACTGGTCATCCGAAGTTGGTGCTAAAATTAGTTTGTGGCCTATCTTTTGCAGCAATGGCTATCTTTACTCCACTCATTTGGTTAAATAATCAAGACGAGGTTGGATATCTTGTTCCAACTTAA
- the LOC115705220 gene encoding protein NDH-DEPENDENT CYCLIC ELECTRON FLOW 5, whose translation MATFTSLFLPNPIHFSTKKLVTNQTLFSSSSPDYIHFKSSNDKRQLIVPRVASIPYNPINVDYLEEEFSGHGVTFQGIGDNCVAQMTLENGSTAILMLPSGLITSYKAAMWHGGTDEMLHSSVFEEEKGSASIQGGVSLVLDFTTEYAHSWSPTNWALKNISGNSQHSIQVELISSESGAMVEVKHIVTLKKDELSSEVVISNSSSAPVQLTGCVLSHLRVSSPDATYAIGLEGSDFFSRPPFSSNFGIVPPDFGQKMGFGFGQMLSQMAFWRPNNPNNSNGDQTKSDRGDSGQELEGEETDNYKHLREEMSQIYTSAPRNMTIIDRGRRNSVVVGRKGFEELYMLSPGSTHELYGKYSYICVGQSAMLKPIVVEAETVLRLGQDLHNPNL comes from the exons ATGGCTACTTTCACTTCACTTTTCTTACCAAATCCTATTCATTTTTCCACCAAGAAACTTGTTACCAATCAAACCCTTTTCTCTTCTTCATCACCAGATTACATTCACTTCAAATCAAGTAATGACAAGAGACAATTGATAGTTCCAAGAGTGGCTTCAATCCCATACAATCCTATCAACGTGGATTACTTGGAGGAAGAGTTCAGTGGTCATGGAGTCACATTCCAAGGGATTGGGGACAACTGTGTTGCTCAGATGACTCTGGAGAATGGAAGCACAGCCATTCTGATGTTGCCAAGTGGCTTAATCACTTCTTACAAGGCTGCCATGTGGCATGGAGGCACGGACGAGATGCTGCACTCTTCTGTATTCGAGGAGGAAAAAGGCTCTGCTTCTATTCAGGGAGGTGTTTCTTTGGTCTTGGATTTCACCACTGAGTATGCCCATTCTTGGTCTCCAACTAACTGGGCACTGAAGAATATTAGTGGGAATTCTCAGCACTCCATTCAG GTGGAACTAATCAGCAGTGAGTCAGGAGCCATGGTTGAAGTTAAACACATAGTGACACTTAAAAAGGATGAATTAAGTTCAGAAGTTGTGATATCAAACTCTAGCTCTGCTCCAGTTCAATTGACTGGGTGTGTTCTGAGCCATCTGAGGGTGAGCTCTCCTGATGCAACTTATGCAATCGGATTAGAAGGATCGGATTTCTTCTCCAGGCCTCCATTTTCATCAAACTTTGGTATTGTTCCTCCAGACTTTGGCCAAAAGATGGGATTTGGTTTTGGCCAAATGTTGAGTCAAATGGCCTTTTGGCGTCCAAATAATCCAAATAACAGCAATGGTGATCAAACAAAGAGCGACCGAGGTGATTCGGGACAAGAATTGGAGGGTGAAGAAACTGATAATTACAAACATTTAAGAGAAGAGATGAGTCAAATCTACACTAGTGCACCACGGAACATGACAATTATCGATCGG GGTAGAAGAAATTCAGTGGTAGTTGGAAGAAAAGGATTTGAAGAACTATACATGTTAAGTCCAGGCTCTACTCATGAATTGTATGGCAAGTATTCTTATATATGTGTAGGCCAATCAGCCATGCTTAAGCCAATAGTTGTGGAAGCTGAAACAGTGTTAAGGCTTGGACAGGATTTGCATAATCCAAATCTCTAA
- the LOC115705221 gene encoding uncharacterized protein LOC115705221 isoform X3 has protein sequence MEIGSLKGKALPPPCLLPQNTAPPLRPRINFSQLSHADHTLTRIQTSGIIACLRANTAELAMEAARAALSGGITVLEIVRSTPGVFEVLKQLVNDYPTTVLGVGTVLNIEDARKAVGAGAKFLMSPAIVKDVIDMDGFQNGEVLYIPGAMTPTEILSAHDSGAKIVKVYPVSVLGGVQYISALKKPFPDISMVASQGITIDSVGEYIANGASSVVLSDAIFDKEAMAQNNFIVIRQLAHFATLQASQVLEML, from the exons ATGGAGATTGGTAGCCTCAAGGGAAAAGCTCTTCCACCGCCATGTCTGTTACCCCAAAACACAGCTCCACCGCTTCGGCCTCGCATTAACTTTTCCCAGCTTTCTCACGCCGACCACACCTTGACGCGAATTCAGACCTCTGGTATCATTGCTTGCCTTCGCGCCAATAC TGCAGAGTTGGCAATGGAAGCTGCCCGTGCTGCACTTAGTGGTGGAATAACAGTG CTGGAGATTGTACGGTCAACTCCAGGTGTGTTTGAG GTTCTTAAGCAGCTGGTGAATGACTATCCCACAACCGTCTTAGGA GTTGGTACTGTTCTTAATATCGAGGATGCCAGAAAGGCAGTTGGTGCTGGAGCCAAATTCCTCATGAGCCCTGCAATTGTGAAG GATGTTATCGATATGGATGGTTTCCAGAACGGTGAAGTTTTATACATACCTGGTGCAATGACCCCTACAGAG ATATTGTCTGCTCATGATTCGGGTGCCAAAATTGTGAAG GTATATCCGGTTTCAGTATTAGGTGGTGTACAGTACATATCAGCACTTAAGAAGCCTTTTCCTGATATCTCAATGGTTGCTTCCCAAGGAATTACTATAG ATTCAGTGGGAGAGTATATTGCTAATGGAGCTTCATCAGTTGTTTTATCAGATGCCATATTTGATAAAGAGGCAATGGCCCAAAATAATTTCATTGTCATTCGTCAACTTGCACATTTTGCCACTTTGCAGGCCAGCCAAGTACTAGAAAT GTTGTAA
- the LOC115705147 gene encoding cysteine proteinase inhibitor 12, whose product MNLILPFTTITFFLLLSHLFQSSMATLGGVRESQSCQNSNDLQDLGRFAVEEHNKKENAMIEFARVVKSEEQVVAGTLHHLTLEAIEAGQKKIYKAKVWVKPWLNFKELQEFTHAGDATPSFTSSDLGVKKDGHGAGWQAVPVHDPAVQDAANHAITTLQKRSNSLFPYELQEVVHAKAEVIDDFAKFDLLLKVKRGSKEENYKAEVHKNNEGTFHLNQMEADSS is encoded by the exons ATGAATTTGATTCTCCCATTCACAACAATCACCTTCTTCCTCCTCCTCTCACACCTCTTCCAATCATCAATGGCAACTCTCGGTGGAGTACGCGAATCCCAATCATGTCAGAACAGCAATGACCTCCAAGATCTGGGTCGTTTTGCTGTAGAAGAACACAACAAGAAAGAG AATGCGATGATCGAGTTCGCGAGGGTGGTGAAATCGGAAGAGCAGGTGGTGGCTGGTACGTTGCACCATCTGACTCTTGAAGCGATTGAGGCTGGTCAGAAGAAGATTTACAAAGCCAAGGTTTGGGTTAAGCCATGGCTTAATTTTAAGGAACTCCAGGAGTTTACTCATGCTGGTGATGCCACTCCTTCTTTTACTTCTTCCGATCTCGGTGTTAAGAaag ATGGACATGGAGCAGGGTGGCAAGCAGTGCCAGTGCATGATCCAGCTGTTCAGGATGCTGCAAACCATGCTATCACCACTCTTCAAAAGAGATCCAACTCCTTGTTCCCTTATGAACTTCAGGAGGTTGTTCATGCCAAGGCTGAG GTGATTGATGATTTTGCTAAATTTGACCTGCTCCTTAAAGTCAAGAGAGGAAGCAAAGAAGAGAATTACAAGGCTGAGGTGCATAAGAACAATGAAGGTACTTTCCATCTTAACCAGATGGAAGCGGACTCCTCTTGA